The following are encoded in a window of Flavobacterium cupriresistens genomic DNA:
- the traN gene encoding conjugative transposon protein TraN, protein MKNFKLLVMGHLLFMTIGVLAQQTSKNRLFQTESDSLMIAYSKTTNIVFPFAIKSVDKGSTDILVQKAKGLENILQVKAAQRGFFQTNLTVVTADGKLYSFVLGYDEDFPQLNLTLNKTKPDGQEIYFSDEIINDQDIEEYSKLALYDKKKLRGQKESKYDIDFRLNGIFIRDEVMYYRIKITNNSKINYEIDQLRFFIRDTKKIKRTASQEIEITPIYILNDIDKIEAEAENIFVFALPKFTIPEKKYLAIQLMEKNGGRHLEKHVKNTKLVQVTVLPKL, encoded by the coding sequence ATGAAAAATTTTAAACTATTGGTGATGGGGCATCTGTTATTTATGACCATCGGTGTATTGGCACAGCAAACAAGTAAAAACCGTTTATTCCAAACAGAATCAGACTCCTTAATGATAGCCTATTCAAAAACGACCAATATTGTATTTCCTTTTGCCATAAAAAGTGTCGACAAGGGAAGTACCGATATATTGGTACAAAAAGCAAAAGGTCTTGAAAATATCCTTCAGGTTAAGGCAGCCCAAAGGGGATTTTTTCAGACCAATCTTACGGTGGTGACTGCAGATGGTAAACTTTATTCTTTCGTGTTGGGCTATGATGAAGATTTCCCTCAGCTGAATCTTACCCTTAATAAAACTAAGCCTGATGGACAGGAAATTTATTTTTCAGATGAAATTATTAATGATCAGGATATTGAGGAATATTCAAAGTTAGCGCTATACGACAAAAAAAAGCTGCGAGGTCAAAAGGAAAGTAAATACGATATTGATTTTAGGCTCAACGGAATTTTTATTCGTGACGAAGTTATGTATTACAGGATAAAGATAACCAACAATTCTAAAATCAATTATGAGATCGATCAGCTTCGTTTTTTTATTCGCGACACTAAAAAAATAAAACGCACAGCTTCACAGGAAATTGAAATTACACCAATTTATATCCTGAATGATATTGATAAAATTGAAGCAGAAGCAGAAAACATCTTTGTATTTGCACTGCCAAAATTTACAATTCCGGAAAAAAAATATTTAGCCATACAACTCATGGAGAAAAATGGCGGCAGACATTTAGAAAAACATGTCAAGAATACAAAACTGGTACAGGTGACTGTACTTCCTAAACTTTAA
- the traK gene encoding conjugative transposon protein TraK, with protein sequence MKNIDTAFRHVRGFTILVITGCILISCFSLYKSFSLVSQMQNKVYILANGKALEAYASDRKDNIPVEARDHVKTFHKLFFTLDPDDKVIKSNVTKALYLADDSAKRVYDDLKENGYYSGIISGNVSQTIQIDSVTIDLNNYPYGFRCYATQNIIRTTSIAHRNLITEGNLRNVSRSDNNPHGFLIERWNTIENRDISTENRK encoded by the coding sequence ATGAAAAATATTGATACTGCTTTTCGGCATGTTCGCGGATTTACCATTCTGGTCATTACAGGCTGCATTTTAATTAGCTGCTTTTCACTTTATAAGAGTTTCTCGCTGGTGTCTCAAATGCAAAATAAGGTTTATATACTGGCTAATGGAAAAGCACTTGAAGCCTACGCTTCAGACCGAAAAGATAATATTCCAGTCGAAGCTAGAGATCATGTAAAAACGTTCCATAAGCTGTTTTTTACACTTGACCCGGATGACAAAGTCATTAAAAGCAATGTAACAAAGGCTCTTTATCTGGCCGATGACAGTGCCAAACGGGTCTATGACGATTTAAAGGAAAACGGCTATTACTCCGGAATTATATCAGGGAATGTCAGCCAGACGATACAGATTGACAGTGTGACTATTGACCTTAACAACTATCCGTATGGATTCCGGTGTTATGCTACTCAAAATATCATCCGCACCACCAGCATTGCCCATCGAAACCTGATAACTGAAGGCAACCTTCGTAATGTATCTCGAAGCGACAACAATCCGCATGGCTTTTTAATCGAGCGATGGAATACTATTGAGAATCGCGATATAAGTACTGAAAACAGAAAATAA
- the traM gene encoding conjugative transposon protein TraM, which yields MEQNTKSLKALKHRKMLLVLPILALPFLTAIFWALGGGKMDAANSAAPHQKGFNLKLPNANLKEGIPLDKMNYYDMAALDSAKLDELIKKDPNYLSQSFQIDSTEDSSAVTYRKEPNGLNKSVYRDPNEEKVHQKLEALQKAINTPVSIPEQNKDYVKIAKSNETSLHSNDVDRFEQMMQSMNQEQESQDPELQQLGGMLESILDIQHPGRVQEKLKKASEAQRGQVFAISTGEKENPVSSLQNKTLNSSEYKQNGFYSLDELENDDLMQNAVEAIIHETQTVVNGSTVKFRLMNDIFINGIKIPKDNFLFGTASLKGERLTINISSIRYNNSLFPVDLSVYDMDGLIGIYIPGAINRDVAKASADRSMQTLGVASLDDSWGAQAAGAGIEAAKSLLSKKVKLVKVVVKAGYKVLLRDEKQKQKDSN from the coding sequence ATGGAACAAAACACAAAATCATTAAAGGCCTTAAAACATCGTAAGATGCTCTTGGTACTGCCAATATTGGCTTTACCATTTCTAACTGCCATATTTTGGGCATTGGGAGGTGGAAAAATGGATGCTGCCAACTCAGCAGCACCACATCAAAAAGGTTTTAATCTAAAACTTCCCAATGCGAACCTGAAAGAAGGAATTCCGCTCGATAAAATGAATTATTACGATATGGCTGCTCTTGATTCAGCAAAGCTTGATGAACTTATTAAAAAAGATCCTAATTATTTGAGCCAATCCTTTCAGATCGATTCCACCGAAGACAGCAGTGCTGTTACCTATAGAAAAGAGCCAAATGGCTTAAATAAGTCCGTTTATCGTGATCCAAACGAAGAAAAAGTACATCAAAAATTGGAAGCACTGCAAAAAGCAATCAATACACCTGTGTCAATTCCGGAGCAAAATAAAGATTATGTAAAAATTGCAAAATCGAATGAAACCTCGCTGCATTCCAATGATGTGGACAGGTTCGAACAAATGATGCAGTCTATGAATCAAGAGCAGGAAAGTCAGGATCCGGAACTGCAGCAACTCGGCGGAATGCTGGAGAGTATTTTGGATATCCAGCATCCGGGCAGGGTACAGGAAAAATTGAAAAAAGCGTCTGAGGCTCAGCGCGGACAAGTCTTCGCTATCTCAACGGGAGAAAAAGAAAATCCTGTTTCTTCTTTACAAAACAAAACATTGAACAGTTCTGAGTACAAACAGAATGGTTTTTACTCTTTAGACGAACTCGAAAATGATGATTTAATGCAGAATGCTGTAGAAGCCATTATTCATGAAACACAAACAGTTGTAAATGGCTCCACAGTTAAGTTCCGACTCATGAATGACATCTTTATAAACGGTATTAAAATTCCAAAAGACAATTTTTTGTTTGGAACCGCTTCATTAAAAGGAGAACGATTAACTATCAATATTAGCAGTATCAGATACAACAACTCCCTATTCCCAGTGGACTTGTCTGTTTACGATATGGATGGACTTATTGGAATATACATCCCGGGAGCCATTAATCGTGATGTCGCCAAAGCTTCCGCTGATCGCTCCATGCAAACTTTGGGAGTTGCATCGCTGGACGATTCCTGGGGAGCTCAGGCAGCGGGAGCAGGAATTGAAGCTGCAAAAAGTCTTTTAAGCAAAAAAGTAAAACTGGTTAAAGTAGTGGTAAAAGCAGGGTATAAAGTACTACTGCGTGATGAAAAACAGAAACAAAAAGATTCCAATTAA
- a CDS encoding TerB family tellurite resistance protein — MKKLLIIGTVFILFLFPSKVTAQKQEIQQLILNIEKLAQFKQILKDMKKGYEILSGGYNTVKDLSEGNFSLHETFLDALMQVSPTVKNYKRIGDIVNYQVLLVKEYKSAFNRFRDSKNFNPEEIAYLERVYDNLFKQSLRNLDELTSVITANKMRMSDDERLTSIDKIYTDMQDKLLFLRNFNNNTAVLGLQRAKERNDTQAMRNIYKLNN; from the coding sequence ATGAAAAAATTACTGATTATAGGAACTGTATTTATTCTTTTTTTATTTCCGTCTAAAGTAACAGCCCAAAAACAGGAAATCCAACAGTTGATTTTGAACATAGAGAAATTGGCCCAGTTCAAACAGATTCTAAAGGATATGAAAAAAGGATATGAAATACTTAGCGGCGGTTATAATACAGTGAAGGATTTGTCAGAGGGAAATTTCAGCCTTCATGAAACATTTTTGGATGCACTGATGCAGGTTAGTCCAACAGTTAAGAATTACAAGCGTATAGGAGATATTGTTAATTATCAGGTGCTGCTGGTAAAAGAATATAAGTCTGCTTTTAACCGCTTTAGGGATAGTAAAAATTTTAATCCTGAAGAAATCGCCTATCTCGAAAGAGTGTATGATAATCTTTTTAAGCAAAGTCTTAGAAATCTTGATGAATTGACTTCGGTGATTACCGCTAATAAAATGCGAATGTCAGATGATGAAAGGCTGACCTCTATTGACAAAATATATACAGATATGCAGGACAAACTTTTGTTCCTGAGAAACTTCAACAACAATACGGCTGTACTGGGTTTGCAACGTGCCAAAGAGCGTAATGATACTCAGGCAATGCGCAATATTTATAAGTTAAATAACTAA
- a CDS encoding TraG family conjugative transposon ATPase — protein sequence MEKMIDDILPIMDVEHDCILSKQGDVTVVFKAELPEIFTLSDQEYEAFHQAWLKAIKLLPKFSVFHKQDWFIDSKFEPDFTSEDSSFLTRSSERFFNERPFLDHSCYIFLTKKPAGRKTSSSLFSNLIRNSIVPEETLKAQVRQEFVDSTGQFRRILEDSGFVKLTRLGNEDLRSHSRKIGIIERYCFLSEKENSFIFKDIAFDDGLQVGDKHCQIYTLGDAADLPALCGSRINYDRYSTDKTKFSIGFASTLGQLLSCNHIYNQYIFIEDFQKTLQKLESKRLRLQSLSAYSRENLIARDATNDFLNEAISQQRLPVKAHFNVLIWTDNKEELKDLKNKVSSALAQMDAAAKQETVGAAQIFWAGIPGNSADFPMNDTFDTFTEQATCFLNLETGYRSSMSPIGIRLGDRLTGKPVHVDISDEPVNMGICTNRNKFILGPSGSGKSFFTNHMVRSYYEQGTHIVLVDVGHSYKGLCDMVNGYYFTYDEKNPIRFNPFYISEGDILDTEKKESIKTLLLALWKKDNETFNRSEYVALSNALQLYYEKLDSNSELFPCFDTFYEFLKNDFVTILEGDKVKEKDFDVNNFLYVLRPYYKGGEFDYLLNATENLDLLKERFIVFELDNIKDHPILFPVVTIIIMEVFISKMRKLKGVRKMILIEEAWKAIAKEGMSEYIKYLFKTVRKFFGEAIVVTQEVEDIISSPVVKQAIINNSDCKILLDQSKYQNKFEQIQELLGLTDKEKALVLSVNKANDPNKKYKEVFISLGGMQSKVYRTEVSLEEYYAYTTEETEKVKVQAYAKKFDGDIRKGIAALANDLRA from the coding sequence ATGGAAAAGATGATAGATGATATTTTACCGATTATGGATGTAGAGCACGATTGCATCCTATCCAAACAAGGAGATGTAACAGTGGTATTCAAAGCAGAACTGCCCGAAATATTTACTTTGTCGGATCAGGAATACGAAGCGTTCCATCAGGCATGGCTCAAAGCCATAAAGTTACTTCCAAAATTTAGCGTGTTTCACAAGCAGGATTGGTTTATAGACAGTAAGTTTGAGCCGGATTTTACAAGTGAAGACTCTAGTTTTCTGACCCGCAGCAGTGAGCGATTTTTTAATGAACGACCATTTCTGGATCATTCGTGTTATATTTTCCTGACCAAAAAACCCGCAGGCAGAAAAACGTCCAGTTCCTTATTTTCTAATTTAATTAGGAACTCAATTGTTCCGGAAGAAACACTGAAGGCACAAGTACGCCAAGAATTTGTTGATAGTACTGGACAATTCAGACGCATATTGGAAGACAGTGGTTTTGTAAAGCTCACCCGTCTTGGTAATGAGGATCTTCGAAGCCACAGCAGAAAAATTGGGATTATAGAGCGTTATTGTTTTCTTTCTGAAAAGGAAAACTCATTTATTTTTAAGGACATTGCTTTTGATGACGGTTTGCAGGTCGGCGACAAGCATTGCCAGATTTATACTTTGGGAGATGCAGCTGATCTGCCCGCCTTATGTGGTTCCCGAATTAATTATGACCGCTATTCCACCGATAAAACCAAATTCAGTATTGGATTTGCTTCAACTTTGGGTCAATTGTTATCCTGTAACCACATTTATAACCAGTACATTTTCATAGAGGATTTTCAAAAAACTTTGCAAAAACTTGAAAGTAAAAGACTACGATTACAGTCCTTATCAGCCTATAGCAGGGAGAATTTGATTGCCCGTGATGCCACTAATGATTTCCTTAACGAGGCTATTAGCCAGCAGAGACTGCCAGTCAAAGCACATTTTAATGTATTGATTTGGACGGACAATAAAGAAGAACTCAAAGATTTAAAGAACAAGGTGTCTTCCGCCTTAGCTCAGATGGATGCAGCTGCTAAACAAGAGACAGTGGGCGCTGCACAGATTTTCTGGGCAGGAATTCCCGGTAATTCTGCAGATTTCCCAATGAATGACACTTTTGATACGTTTACGGAACAAGCAACCTGTTTTTTGAATCTGGAAACAGGTTACCGCTCTTCCATGAGTCCAATTGGAATTCGATTGGGAGATCGCTTGACTGGAAAACCTGTTCATGTGGATATTAGTGATGAGCCAGTTAATATGGGTATTTGTACCAATCGGAACAAATTTATACTGGGCCCATCTGGAAGCGGAAAGTCCTTTTTTACCAACCATATGGTCAGAAGTTACTATGAGCAGGGAACGCATATTGTACTTGTTGACGTAGGACATAGCTACAAGGGACTGTGTGATATGGTTAATGGGTATTACTTTACTTATGATGAAAAAAATCCAATCCGATTCAATCCATTTTATATCAGCGAAGGTGATATACTCGATACCGAGAAAAAAGAAAGTATTAAAACATTACTCCTGGCACTCTGGAAAAAAGACAATGAAACCTTCAATCGAAGTGAGTATGTAGCACTGTCCAATGCGCTTCAATTGTATTATGAAAAGTTAGATAGCAATTCTGAGTTATTTCCCTGTTTTGACACTTTTTATGAATTTCTGAAGAATGATTTTGTAACCATTTTGGAGGGCGACAAGGTAAAGGAAAAGGATTTTGATGTGAATAATTTCCTTTATGTGCTTCGTCCTTACTACAAAGGAGGTGAATTTGATTACCTCTTAAATGCTACTGAGAATCTGGATCTATTAAAAGAACGCTTTATTGTTTTTGAACTCGATAACATCAAAGACCATCCGATACTCTTTCCCGTGGTAACTATCATCATCATGGAAGTCTTCATCAGTAAGATGCGTAAACTCAAAGGAGTCCGTAAAATGATCCTGATTGAAGAAGCTTGGAAAGCCATTGCCAAGGAAGGTATGTCGGAATACATAAAGTATTTGTTTAAGACCGTGCGTAAATTCTTTGGTGAAGCCATAGTAGTGACTCAGGAAGTCGAAGATATTATATCCTCGCCAGTGGTCAAGCAGGCTATCATTAATAACAGTGACTGCAAGATATTGCTGGACCAGAGCAAGTACCAAAATAAGTTTGAGCAAATCCAGGAGCTGCTTGGACTTACCGACAAAGAAAAAGCACTCGTACTCTCGGTAAACAAAGCCAATGATCCTAATAAGAAATACAAAGAAGTATTCATCTCACTTGGAGGCATGCAGTCGAAAGTATACCGCACAGAGGTATCCCTTGAGGAATATTACGCCTACACAACCGAAGAAACTGAAAAAGTAAAAGTACAGGCGTATGCTAAGAAATTTGATGGTGATATCAGAAAAGGGATTGCAGCACTTGCCAATGACTTAAGAGCATAA
- a CDS encoding conjugal transfer protein TraI, with the protein MKTKKKIMICLLCFLLISTPARPTTVAAIPILEIVKAVAKKVIKAIDLRIQKLQNKTIWLQNAQKKIENILSKLKLDEISEWTQKQKELYRNYYEELAKVKSIITYYQRIKDISKKQVRLVDEYERVWSLFQKDAHFNASELNYMQSVYSGILDESLKNIDQIFLVLDSFTTQMSDAKRLEIINSAADQIDANYDDLTLFNRQNILLSLQRAKTEHDVKSIKQFYGIP; encoded by the coding sequence ATGAAAACAAAGAAGAAAATCATGATTTGCCTGTTGTGCTTTTTACTGATCAGCACTCCGGCAAGACCGACAACAGTTGCAGCAATACCGATTTTAGAAATCGTAAAAGCGGTTGCCAAAAAGGTAATTAAGGCTATTGACCTAAGGATTCAAAAACTGCAAAACAAAACGATCTGGCTTCAGAATGCACAGAAAAAAATCGAAAATATCTTATCCAAACTAAAATTGGATGAGATATCCGAATGGACACAAAAACAAAAAGAGCTCTATAGGAATTATTACGAGGAACTGGCAAAAGTCAAATCTATCATTACCTATTACCAGCGTATCAAGGACATCAGTAAAAAGCAGGTTCGTTTGGTTGATGAATATGAAAGAGTTTGGAGCTTGTTTCAAAAGGATGCTCATTTTAATGCAAGTGAACTCAATTATATGCAAAGTGTGTACTCGGGAATATTAGATGAAAGCCTGAAAAATATCGATCAGATTTTCCTGGTCTTGGATTCTTTTACTACTCAGATGAGTGATGCCAAAAGACTAGAAATTATAAACAGTGCTGCAGATCAGATTGATGCCAATTATGATGACTTGACACTATTCAATAGACAAAACATACTGCTGAGTCTTCAAAGAGCCAAAACAGAGCATGATGTCAAATCCATCAAACAATTTTACGGAATTCCGTAA
- a CDS encoding helix-turn-helix domain-containing protein, which produces MSKEGNKTKMSYIVAIKQLLDPLYARLEKIDLKIKGNNTKDSLRYYRNEDLKKIFGLSNNTIIKYRQTGILPYTKLGDIYLYESSKIEKILSENEP; this is translated from the coding sequence ATGTCTAAAGAAGGTAATAAAACTAAAATGTCTTATATAGTAGCAATCAAACAATTGCTAGATCCTTTATATGCCAGACTGGAAAAAATAGATTTAAAAATAAAAGGAAACAATACAAAAGACAGCTTACGATATTATAGAAATGAAGATTTAAAGAAAATATTTGGACTTTCAAATAATACAATCATCAAATACCGTCAAACGGGTATACTTCCTTACACTAAGCTAGGGGATATTTACTTGTATGAATCAAGCAAAATAGAAAAAATACTTAGCGAAAACGAGCCGTGA
- the traJ gene encoding conjugative transposon protein TraJ, whose product MIKINKQIILVLLAMILPFTIQAQGIADDMNGLHSVLEQLYDEMMPLCSNLIGVGQGLAGFAAMWYIASRVWRHIASAEPIDFYPLFRPFVIGFCIMIFPSVLYMINGVMKPTVTATAAMVEGSNKAIERLLKEKEEALKETDPWKMYVGSTGSGDQDKWYRYTHDDADPSGQGMLDGIGNDIKFAMSKASYNFRNSVKELMSEVLRVLFESASLCIDTLRTFQLVVLSILGPIVFGISVFDGFQHTLTVWLARYINIYLWLPVANIFGSIIGKIQENMLKIDIAQAGEYGNTFFSRTDIAYLVFMIIGIIGYFTVPSVANYIVHAGGGGALGQKVTSMFSNSTTSLVNTTSQGTTMAADAMGNAAGRMYQSMSDSGNSAPYFKDKDNYMADKLKGKS is encoded by the coding sequence ATGATAAAGATAAATAAGCAAATAATACTTGTTCTTCTTGCAATGATATTGCCATTTACGATACAGGCACAAGGAATTGCAGACGACATGAATGGTCTGCATAGTGTATTGGAACAATTGTATGATGAAATGATGCCTTTGTGCAGTAATCTCATTGGCGTCGGTCAAGGTCTTGCCGGTTTTGCAGCGATGTGGTATATCGCCTCAAGAGTCTGGAGGCATATTGCGAGTGCTGAACCCATAGATTTCTATCCGCTCTTTCGTCCTTTTGTTATCGGGTTTTGCATTATGATTTTCCCCTCTGTCCTGTATATGATTAATGGTGTCATGAAACCTACTGTTACCGCAACTGCTGCAATGGTAGAGGGATCGAATAAAGCGATTGAAAGACTGCTTAAAGAAAAAGAAGAGGCGCTCAAAGAAACAGATCCCTGGAAAATGTATGTGGGTTCGACAGGAAGCGGCGATCAGGACAAATGGTACCGCTATACCCATGATGATGCAGATCCAAGTGGTCAGGGAATGCTGGACGGTATTGGGAATGACATCAAATTTGCGATGAGCAAAGCCTCTTATAATTTTCGCAATTCAGTAAAAGAATTGATGAGCGAGGTACTGCGTGTATTATTTGAATCTGCTTCCCTATGCATCGATACGCTGAGAACTTTTCAATTGGTGGTACTTTCTATTTTAGGTCCAATCGTTTTTGGCATTTCGGTCTTCGATGGTTTCCAACACACCCTTACCGTCTGGCTGGCACGTTACATAAATATCTATCTGTGGCTCCCTGTGGCTAATATATTTGGAAGTATTATCGGAAAAATTCAGGAGAATATGCTCAAAATTGATATCGCACAAGCGGGTGAATACGGTAATACTTTCTTTAGCAGGACTGATATTGCCTATCTGGTCTTTATGATTATTGGAATTATAGGTTATTTCACTGTCCCTTCTGTTGCCAATTACATTGTTCATGCCGGAGGCGGTGGAGCACTCGGACAAAAAGTAACCAGTATGTTTAGTAATTCTACAACTTCCCTTGTCAATACTACATCTCAAGGAACTACAATGGCCGCAGATGCAATGGGGAATGCTGCCGGTCGTATGTATCAAAGCATGTCTGATTCCGGTAATTCTGCTCCTTACTTCAAGGACAAGGATAATTATATGGCCGATAAATTAAAAGGTAAATCTTAA